Proteins encoded together in one Terriglobia bacterium window:
- a CDS encoding AMP-binding protein encodes MPHSLADYAQLHLSLKNDTAFVYRRGYRTLRWTYRQVGELAFRFARELEARNIGKGDRVMLWGDNCAEWVAAFFGCMLRGAVAVPMDKIAAPDFAQRVAADVDAKLLVCSSALAAHAGARPHMELESLSEVLAARSAEPYAPAALTRDDPAQIIFTSGTTAEPRGVVLTHGNILTSVDPIEREIPKYRRYQRMFHPVRFLHMLPLSHVFGQTMGMFIPPVIRAAVFFQDEFKPGEVIASIRRERVSVLIAVPRVVESVKNRLEQDLAPAIRKHWDIAENERFLKRVWRFRKVHRYLGWKFWAVVCGGAALDQVTEEFWRRIGYGMVQGYGLTETSSLVSLNHPFKPGRRSIGKVLPGREMKLDPETGEILVRGSNVAQQYWQGKELKPVAGVEGWFRTGDLGALDAEGNLYFKGRSKNVIVTAAGLKVYPEDLEQALRKQADVRDCVVFGTARGGNAEACAVLLLRDGASASSVVGAANQTLADFQKIRAWYAWPDEDFPRTSTQKPKLEVIRRVAEAQMNGHGAAATATASSGTLQELIQGIAGRKVELRPGARLEDDLNLSSLDRVELVAALENRYQVDLSDGEFSQATTVADLEQLLKKKPAAEPEQPQDYPYARWAQRWPFTWIRAAAFHLVTLPYIKVMARPKVIGREKLKDFQGPALIISNHVSQIDIGFLMAALPFRLRTRLAVAMQGEMLRSWVHPPKDTFFLTRWWMPVRYMLVALFFNVFSLPQKAKYRESFRFAGEAADKGFNVVIFPEGRRTETGEMSPFRSGIGLLATHLDLPVIPMRIDGLFPFRAAKKHYAPPGAVQVRIGDPVRFEQSADAEEIAKELERKVKEL; translated from the coding sequence ATGCCGCATTCACTCGCAGACTACGCTCAGCTTCATCTGTCGCTCAAGAACGATACGGCCTTTGTGTACCGGCGCGGCTACCGCACGCTGCGTTGGACGTACCGGCAGGTGGGCGAGCTGGCGTTTCGTTTTGCGCGCGAGCTGGAAGCCCGCAACATCGGCAAAGGCGACCGGGTGATGCTGTGGGGCGACAACTGCGCGGAATGGGTAGCGGCGTTCTTTGGCTGCATGCTGCGCGGGGCAGTGGCCGTGCCCATGGACAAGATTGCCGCGCCGGATTTTGCCCAGCGCGTGGCGGCGGACGTGGACGCCAAGCTATTGGTTTGTTCCAGCGCACTTGCTGCGCACGCCGGCGCGCGGCCGCATATGGAACTGGAGTCGCTGAGCGAAGTTCTGGCTGCGCGGTCCGCGGAGCCGTATGCTCCGGCTGCCCTCACCCGTGACGATCCGGCGCAGATCATCTTTACGTCGGGCACCACGGCAGAGCCGCGGGGCGTGGTGCTGACGCACGGTAACATCCTGACCTCGGTTGATCCCATTGAGCGCGAGATCCCAAAGTATCGCCGCTACCAGAGGATGTTTCATCCGGTGCGTTTTCTGCACATGCTGCCGCTGAGCCATGTCTTCGGGCAGACGATGGGAATGTTCATCCCGCCGGTGATCAGGGCCGCGGTGTTCTTCCAGGACGAATTCAAGCCGGGCGAAGTCATCGCGAGCATCCGGCGGGAACGCGTGTCTGTGCTGATCGCGGTGCCGCGGGTGGTGGAGTCGGTCAAGAACAGGCTGGAGCAGGATTTGGCGCCGGCCATCCGCAAGCATTGGGACATTGCCGAGAATGAACGCTTCCTGAAGCGGGTGTGGCGGTTCCGGAAAGTACACCGTTATCTTGGGTGGAAATTCTGGGCGGTTGTTTGCGGCGGGGCGGCTCTGGACCAAGTGACAGAGGAGTTCTGGCGGCGGATTGGCTACGGCATGGTGCAGGGTTACGGGCTCACCGAGACCAGTTCGCTAGTGAGTTTGAACCATCCGTTCAAGCCGGGAAGAAGGTCCATTGGCAAGGTGCTTCCAGGGCGGGAGATGAAGCTTGATCCCGAGACCGGAGAGATCCTGGTGCGGGGATCCAACGTGGCGCAGCAATACTGGCAAGGGAAAGAGCTGAAGCCGGTTGCGGGCGTGGAAGGCTGGTTCCGCACCGGAGATTTGGGCGCGCTGGATGCGGAAGGCAATCTGTATTTCAAGGGCCGCAGCAAGAATGTGATTGTGACGGCGGCGGGGCTGAAGGTTTATCCCGAGGATTTGGAGCAGGCTCTGCGCAAGCAGGCGGACGTCCGCGACTGCGTGGTGTTTGGCACGGCGCGCGGCGGGAACGCGGAAGCGTGCGCGGTGCTGCTGTTGCGCGACGGAGCGTCCGCCAGTTCGGTGGTGGGCGCGGCCAACCAGACGCTGGCAGACTTCCAGAAGATTCGCGCGTGGTACGCGTGGCCGGACGAGGATTTCCCGAGGACGTCCACGCAGAAGCCCAAGCTGGAAGTGATCAGGCGGGTGGCGGAAGCACAGATGAATGGCCACGGCGCTGCGGCCACTGCGACGGCTTCGTCGGGAACGTTGCAGGAGTTGATCCAGGGCATTGCGGGAAGGAAAGTGGAGTTGCGGCCAGGCGCGCGGCTGGAAGATGACTTGAATTTGAGTTCACTGGACCGCGTGGAGTTGGTGGCGGCGCTGGAGAATCGCTACCAGGTGGACTTGAGTGATGGCGAGTTCTCGCAGGCGACCACCGTCGCCGACCTGGAACAGTTGCTGAAGAAGAAGCCAGCGGCGGAGCCGGAGCAGCCGCAGGATTATCCTTACGCGCGCTGGGCGCAACGCTGGCCGTTTACGTGGATCCGCGCGGCGGCATTTCATCTGGTCACGCTGCCCTACATCAAGGTGATGGCGCGTCCGAAGGTGATTGGCCGCGAGAAGCTGAAAGACTTCCAAGGGCCGGCTCTGATTATCAGCAATCATGTTTCGCAGATTGACATCGGGTTCCTGATGGCGGCGCTTCCCTTCCGGCTGCGAACGCGGCTGGCGGTGGCCATGCAAGGCGAAATGCTGCGCAGCTGGGTGCATCCACCCAAAGACACGTTCTTTCTGACGCGCTGGTGGATGCCGGTGCGCTACATGCTGGTAGCCCTGTTCTTCAACGTGTTTTCCTTGCCGCAGAAAGCCAAGTACCGCGAGAGCTTCCGCTTCGCCGGCGAGGCGGCGGACAAGGGGTTCAACGTGGTCATCTTCCCCGAAGGGCGGCGCACGGAGACCGGAGAGATGAGTCCTTTCCGCAGCGGGATTGGGTTGCTGGCTACGCACTTGGACCTACCGGTGATCCCCATGCGGATTGACGGGCTGTTCCCGTTCCGGGCGGCGAAGAAGCATTACGCGCCACCGGGCGCGGTGCAGGTGAGGATCGGCGATCCGGTGAGGTTTGAGCAAAGCGCGGACGCGGAGGAGATTGCCAAGGAGTTGGAGCGGAAGGTGAAGGAGCTGTGA